A single region of the Planctomycetota bacterium genome encodes:
- a CDS encoding HEAT repeat domain-containing protein, whose translation MKKTFFIPVAGMIVISFFLGLTLWAGNPASDLQDGIKKPDRELVKKAVEQLVLQNDTKACDTLISSANSTEDSGIYWILLEGLSRFTNTEVISKLTGYILANKSKSIGRDLLGAMKNNRSSSILPLLKEVIEKGTYEMRIECIHQLSAITTREALEVLCGFLKTLDEKNDKELVKEAIASLKRITGVDRGNYPASWLQWWEENKNKQLGDIIKPKTAAGGSIDNVSVYRDMTGVEDLPKDKVIVIRNDLCDEKAKVSGFDGNYDHIQDILTRLGIAHTVVGKSELEKDSFDWDNAWVILFNCMLYKEHCCNPKHRAGKTKTSERLVNCEGEGAHQNHKPEVSDKVIKKIQKFVETGGYLFTEDMNINEIIVRAFKGIIASPRFLPAKDVPILPAPGAALHPYLKYVFEAAPSGSSDAPETSEAEKSGETRSVKPGEFRIDAEWKIDEDSPDIKVLKKDVTVLIMSPKLVTKSNTDGAVAVTFGVSGSNIVTTGTEKGPSYQGGGRVLHVMSHFGHQKSKVDEFALQNLILNFIMELNQRRPKGKK comes from the coding sequence ATGAAAAAAACATTCTTTATTCCCGTTGCAGGAATGATAGTTATTTCATTCTTCCTGGGCCTGACTCTCTGGGCGGGTAATCCGGCCAGCGATTTGCAGGACGGCATTAAGAAACCCGACCGTGAACTAGTAAAGAAAGCGGTAGAACAACTGGTGTTACAGAATGACACCAAGGCCTGCGACACCCTGATTAGTTCCGCGAATTCTACCGAAGACAGCGGCATCTACTGGATACTCTTGGAAGGACTTTCCCGCTTTACCAATACCGAGGTCATTTCCAAGTTAACGGGTTACATATTAGCCAACAAGTCCAAATCAATCGGCCGTGACTTACTCGGAGCGATGAAGAATAACCGCTCATCCAGCATTCTCCCACTGCTCAAGGAGGTCATTGAAAAAGGCACTTATGAGATGAGGATTGAATGCATTCATCAACTCAGCGCCATTACCACCAGGGAAGCATTAGAGGTGTTATGCGGATTCCTTAAAACACTTGACGAAAAGAATGATAAAGAACTGGTAAAGGAAGCTATTGCTTCGCTGAAGAGGATTACCGGCGTGGACCGCGGAAATTATCCGGCCTCCTGGCTGCAATGGTGGGAGGAAAACAAAAATAAGCAGCTAGGTGACATTATTAAGCCCAAGACCGCGGCGGGCGGCAGTATTGATAATGTAAGCGTATATCGCGATATGACCGGCGTGGAGGATTTACCCAAAGACAAGGTAATAGTAATCAGAAATGACTTGTGCGACGAAAAGGCCAAGGTCAGCGGGTTTGACGGTAACTACGACCATATCCAGGATATCCTGACCCGACTCGGCATTGCACATACGGTGGTCGGCAAATCAGAATTGGAAAAGGACTCATTTGATTGGGATAATGCCTGGGTGATACTCTTTAATTGTATGCTTTATAAGGAGCATTGCTGTAATCCCAAGCACAGGGCCGGGAAAACCAAGACCAGCGAACGGCTGGTTAATTGCGAAGGTGAGGGCGCGCACCAAAACCATAAACCCGAAGTGAGCGATAAAGTAATAAAGAAAATACAGAAATTCGTAGAAACCGGCGGATATCTGTTTACCGAAGACATGAATATCAACGAAATAATCGTGCGGGCATTTAAGGGAATAATAGCCTCTCCGAGATTTCTCCCCGCCAAAGATGTTCCGATATTGCCGGCGCCCGGGGCGGCATTACATCCATATCTGAAATACGTCTTTGAGGCAGCGCCTTCAGGTTCCAGCGATGCACCTGAGACATCGGAAGCAGAAAAATCGGGCGAAACCCGGTCAGTCAAACCGGGCGAATTCCGTATAGATGCCGAATGGAAGATTGACGAGGACAGCCCCGATATAAAGGTGCTGAAGAAGGACGTAACCGTCCTGATAATGAGCCCGAAACTGGTAACTAAATCTAATACCGACGGCGCGGTGGCGGTTACCTTCGGCGTATCGGGCAGCAATATCGTTACAACCGGCACTGAAAAGGGACCGTCTTATCAGGGAGGCGGCCGGGTTTTACATGTCATGAGCCATTTCGGCCATCAAAAATCCAAGGTGGACGAATTCGCCCTGCAAAATCTGATACTTAATTTCATAATGGAACTCAACCAGCGCAGGCCAAAAGGAAAAAAGTAG
- a CDS encoding CoA activase, protein MITAGIDMGAKTIKAVLIKDNKIIAKSLGLGGFDQRASAEKVFNEALSQAKLSRNDIEHITVTGIGRKEIIMHPPISADREVTEVTAAAKGGTYLFPQVRTVIDVGAEEGRAIRCDSAGKVIDFAVNEKCAAGAGSFTEAMSRALELPLEQIGEISLTSQQVIPMNAQCAVFAESEVVSLVHAKTPKADIARAVNDAIASRIASMTRRIGMEKEVLLIGGVARNKGFVKSLKDNLQTEIITTPDTEFVGAIGAALIAEK, encoded by the coding sequence ATGATAACAGCCGGTATAGATATGGGCGCCAAAACCATTAAAGCGGTTTTAATCAAGGATAACAAGATAATCGCCAAAAGCCTGGGCTTAGGCGGTTTTGACCAGCGCGCCTCGGCAGAAAAGGTTTTCAACGAGGCATTATCGCAGGCGAAACTGTCCCGTAATGATATAGAGCATATCACGGTTACCGGCATCGGGCGCAAGGAAATTATTATGCATCCGCCCATTTCGGCTGACCGGGAAGTAACCGAGGTTACCGCCGCGGCAAAGGGCGGTACTTATTTATTCCCGCAGGTCAGAACCGTAATTGATGTCGGCGCTGAAGAAGGCCGGGCCATCCGCTGTGATTCAGCCGGCAAGGTAATTGACTTCGCGGTGAACGAGAAATGCGCCGCCGGCGCCGGCTCTTTTACCGAGGCCATGAGCCGGGCCCTGGAACTCCCTCTGGAACAAATCGGTGAAATATCCCTTACCTCTCAACAGGTCATCCCAATGAATGCCCAATGCGCGGTATTTGCCGAATCAGAAGTCGTCTCATTAGTCCACGCCAAGACACCCAAAGCGGATATTGCCCGGGCCGTCAATGATGCTATTGCCAGCCGAATCGCCTCTATGACCAGGCGGATTGGCATGGAAAAAGAGGTCCTGCTAATCGGCGGTGTGGCCAGGAATAAAGGGTTTGTCAAATCACTCAAGGACAATCTGCAGACTGAAATCATCACGACACCGGATACGGAGTTTGTCGGGGCTATCGGCGCGGCACTGATTGCGGAAAAATAG